A window of Solanum stenotomum isolate F172 chromosome 3, ASM1918654v1, whole genome shotgun sequence contains these coding sequences:
- the LOC125858510 gene encoding subtilisin-like protease SBT3.4 isoform X1, protein MDINLQQLCLCLTSHIYHIMSISHFLQYKLAFTVLLLFLNLSDFLGIQANTESKVHIVYMGRRQHDDIELITSAHHQILTFVLGSPEAARDSIIYSYKHGFSGFAARLTKSQAKKIAELPDVVHVIPNHLYKLHTTRSWDYLGLSTSSPPTNLFHEANMGDGVIIGVLDTGIWPESEAFNDKGLGPIPSKWKGHCQSGTDFDPAKACNKKLIGAKYFLKGFEAELGRQFLKNEFASPRDGNGHGTHTSSTAAGSFAPNASYHGLAYGTVRGGAPKARIAMYKVCWDSGVCNSADIIKGIDEAINDGVDVLSISIGLTTPQYADVDMRNGIAFASYHAVGRGITVVCSGGNEGPIAQTVDDTSPWIITVAASSIDRSFPTLITLGNNRTFVGQSLYTGKETNFINIVYPERKCYCDKLNANDTWATGNVVLCFLVQGDDLLLSTTQEVLQEVGGLGLIVAKNPTTDLNIYASDFPSIGVSFDVGAQLLDYIRYARKPQVKLSAPKTHVGIPVSTHIASFSSRGPNSVAPAILKPDIAAPGVNILAAVPPEETPYEFDSGTSMAAPHISGIAALLKSLHPHWSPAAIKSALVTTAWQTDPHSGEPIIAKGNTDKIADPFDFGGGLVNANGANDPGLVYDMGESDYVFNYLCPMGYNTSAISRITNRFVTCANKMPSILDFNLPSLTIPSLKKTVTVKRTVTNVGPVNSQYKAIIEPPLGITIKVMPEALIFNSSIEKISFTLTISTTHKYNTGYNFGSLTWTDGVHRVRSPISVRTEFPELAG, encoded by the exons ATGGATATCAATCTGCAACAATTATGTCTCTGTTTAACTAGTCATATATACCACATAATGAGTATCAGCCACTTTCTTCAATATAAATTGGCTTTTACTGTTCTACTCCTTTTCTTGAACTTGTCGGACTTCTTAGGAATTCAAGCaaatactgaaagcaaa GTTCATATCGTTTACATGGGAAGAAGGCAACATGATGATATTGAACTCATAACATCAGCTCACCATCAAATACTTACTTTTGTACTGGGAAG TCCAGAAGCTGCAAGAGATTCAATAATCTATAGTTATAAGCATGGTTTCTCCGGCTTTGCAGCCAGGTTAACAAAATCTCAAGCCAAAAAGATTGCAG AGTTACCTGATGTGGTCCATGTGATTCCAAATCACTTGTACAAGTTACACACAACAAGAAGTTGGGATTACCTTGGCCTGTCCACATCTTCTCCTCCAACAAACCTCTTTCATGAAGCCAACATGGGAGATGGCGTCATCATTGGTGTTCTTGATACAG GAATATGGCCAGAAAGTGAAGCGTTCAATGACAAAGGCCTTGGGCCAATCCCTTCAAAATGGAAGGGTCACTGTCAGTCTGGTACAGATTTTGATCCAGCTAAGGCATGCAATAAGAAACTAATTGGAGCGAAATACTTTCTAAAAGGTTTTGAAGCAGAGCTTGGAAGGCAATTTCTTAAGAATGAGTTCGCGTCACCAAGGGATGGAAATGGACACGGCACACACACATCAAGCACCGCGGCTGGATCCTTTGCACCAAATGCAAGTTACCATGGACTTGCTTATGGGACAGTTAGGGGTGGGGCACCCAAAGCTCGAATTGCTATGTACAAGGTGTGTTGGGACAGTGGAGTATGTAACTCTGCTGATATAATAAAGGGCATTGATGAAGCAATTAatgatggagttgatgttttaTCCATATCCATAGGCTTAACCACACCTCAGTACGCTGATGTTGATATGCGCAATGGCATTGCTTTTGCATCCTATCATGCTGTCGGCAGGGGAATTACAGTTGTTTGTTCAGGTGGAAATGAAGGTCCAATTGCCCAAACAGTAGATGATACATCACCATGGATAATAACTGTAGCAGCTTCAAGTATTGATAGGTCCTTTCCCACACTCATTACATTAGGCAACAACCGGACTTTCGTT GGTCAATCCCTGTATACTGGAAAGGAGACTAATTTTATCAACATTGTTTATCCAGAAAGAAAATG CTACTGCGACAAGTTAAATGCAAATGATACGTGGGCGACTGGAAATGTGGTGCTTTGCTTCCTCGTTCAAGGGGATGACTTACTACTATCAACAACTCAAGAAGTATTACAGGAGGTTGGCGGCTTGGGATTGATTGTTGCTAAGAACCCAACCACAGACTTGAATATTTACGCATCTGATTTCCCAAGTATTGGAGTAAGTTTTGATGTTGGAGCTCAATTACTCGATTACATAAGATACGCCAG GAAGCCACAAGTTAAGTTGAGTGCTCCAAAAACTCATGTTGGGATACCTGTTTCAACTCATATTGCATCCTTCTCATCTCGAGGTCCTAATTCTGTTGCCCCTGCAATACTTAAG CCGGATATAGCAGCTCCAGGAGTCAATATATTGGCTGCTGTTCCTCCTGAAGAAACTCCGTACGAGTTTGATTCAGGAACATCCATGGCAGCTCCTCACATTTCTGGCATTGCCGCGTTGCTTAAGTCCTTGCACCCACATTGGTCTCCAGCTGCTATCAAGTCTGCACTTGTTACAACAG CATGGCAAACGGACCCTCATTCTGGAGAACCAATTATAGCTAAGGGAAATACAGATAAAATTGCTGATCCATTTGATTTCGGTGGTGGACTCGTGAATGCAAATGGCGCAAATGATCCTGGCCTAGTTTATGATATGGGAGAGTCTGactatgtttttaattatttatgccCTATGGGCTATAACACAAGTGCCATCAGTAGAATCACTAACAGATTTGTTACTTGTGCAAACAAAATGCCTTCGATTCTTGATTTCAATCTTCCTTCTTTAACAATACCAAGTCTCAAAAAAACAGTTACTGTTAAGAGAACCGTCACCAATGTTGGACCAGTGAACTCTCAATATAAGGCTATCATCGAGCCTCCACTGGGCATTACCATTAAAGTAATGCCTGAAGCTTTGATATTCAACTCCAGCATCGAGAAAATCTCTTTCACTCTTACTATTTCAACCACTCACAAATACAACACAGGTTATAATTTCGGGAGCTTAACTTGGACTGACGGGGTGCACAGAGTAAGAAGCCCTATATCTGTGAGAACAGAGTTCCCTGAACTTGCTggctaa
- the LOC125858510 gene encoding subtilisin-like protease SBT3.8 isoform X2 gives MDINLQQLCLCLTSHIYHIMSISHFLQYKLAFTVLLLFLNLSDFLGIQANTESKVHIVYMGRRQHDDIELITSAHHQILTFVLGSPEAARDSIIYSYKHGFSGFAARLTKSQAKKIAELPDVVHVIPNHLYKLHTTRSWDYLGLSTSSPPTNLFHEANMGDGVIIGVLDTGIWPESEAFNDKGLGPIPSKWKGHCQSGTDFDPAKACNKKLIGAKYFLKGFEAELGRQFLKNEFASPRDGNGHGTHTSSTAAGSFAPNASYHGLAYGTVRGGAPKARIAMYKVCWDSGVCNSADIIKGIDEAINDGVDVLSISIGLTTPQYADVDMRNGIAFASYHAVGRGITVVCSGGNEGPIAQTVDDTSPWIITVAASSIDRSFPTLITLGNNRTFVGQSLYTGKETNFINIVYPERKCYCDKLNANDTWATGNVVLCFLVQGDDLLLSTTQEVLQEVGGLGLIVAKNPTTDLNIYASDFPSIGVSFDVGAQLLDYIRYARKPQVKLSAPKTHVGIPVSTHIASFSSRGPNSVAPAILKPDIAAPGVNILAAVPPEETPYEFDSGTSMAAPHISGIAALLKSLHPHWSPAAINMANGPSFWRTNYS, from the exons ATGGATATCAATCTGCAACAATTATGTCTCTGTTTAACTAGTCATATATACCACATAATGAGTATCAGCCACTTTCTTCAATATAAATTGGCTTTTACTGTTCTACTCCTTTTCTTGAACTTGTCGGACTTCTTAGGAATTCAAGCaaatactgaaagcaaa GTTCATATCGTTTACATGGGAAGAAGGCAACATGATGATATTGAACTCATAACATCAGCTCACCATCAAATACTTACTTTTGTACTGGGAAG TCCAGAAGCTGCAAGAGATTCAATAATCTATAGTTATAAGCATGGTTTCTCCGGCTTTGCAGCCAGGTTAACAAAATCTCAAGCCAAAAAGATTGCAG AGTTACCTGATGTGGTCCATGTGATTCCAAATCACTTGTACAAGTTACACACAACAAGAAGTTGGGATTACCTTGGCCTGTCCACATCTTCTCCTCCAACAAACCTCTTTCATGAAGCCAACATGGGAGATGGCGTCATCATTGGTGTTCTTGATACAG GAATATGGCCAGAAAGTGAAGCGTTCAATGACAAAGGCCTTGGGCCAATCCCTTCAAAATGGAAGGGTCACTGTCAGTCTGGTACAGATTTTGATCCAGCTAAGGCATGCAATAAGAAACTAATTGGAGCGAAATACTTTCTAAAAGGTTTTGAAGCAGAGCTTGGAAGGCAATTTCTTAAGAATGAGTTCGCGTCACCAAGGGATGGAAATGGACACGGCACACACACATCAAGCACCGCGGCTGGATCCTTTGCACCAAATGCAAGTTACCATGGACTTGCTTATGGGACAGTTAGGGGTGGGGCACCCAAAGCTCGAATTGCTATGTACAAGGTGTGTTGGGACAGTGGAGTATGTAACTCTGCTGATATAATAAAGGGCATTGATGAAGCAATTAatgatggagttgatgttttaTCCATATCCATAGGCTTAACCACACCTCAGTACGCTGATGTTGATATGCGCAATGGCATTGCTTTTGCATCCTATCATGCTGTCGGCAGGGGAATTACAGTTGTTTGTTCAGGTGGAAATGAAGGTCCAATTGCCCAAACAGTAGATGATACATCACCATGGATAATAACTGTAGCAGCTTCAAGTATTGATAGGTCCTTTCCCACACTCATTACATTAGGCAACAACCGGACTTTCGTT GGTCAATCCCTGTATACTGGAAAGGAGACTAATTTTATCAACATTGTTTATCCAGAAAGAAAATG CTACTGCGACAAGTTAAATGCAAATGATACGTGGGCGACTGGAAATGTGGTGCTTTGCTTCCTCGTTCAAGGGGATGACTTACTACTATCAACAACTCAAGAAGTATTACAGGAGGTTGGCGGCTTGGGATTGATTGTTGCTAAGAACCCAACCACAGACTTGAATATTTACGCATCTGATTTCCCAAGTATTGGAGTAAGTTTTGATGTTGGAGCTCAATTACTCGATTACATAAGATACGCCAG GAAGCCACAAGTTAAGTTGAGTGCTCCAAAAACTCATGTTGGGATACCTGTTTCAACTCATATTGCATCCTTCTCATCTCGAGGTCCTAATTCTGTTGCCCCTGCAATACTTAAG CCGGATATAGCAGCTCCAGGAGTCAATATATTGGCTGCTGTTCCTCCTGAAGAAACTCCGTACGAGTTTGATTCAGGAACATCCATGGCAGCTCCTCACATTTCTGGCATTGCCGCGTTGCTTAAGTCCTTGCACCCACATTGGTCTCCAGCTGCTATCAA CATGGCAAACGGACCCTCATTCTGGAGAACCAATTATAGCTAA